One window of Streptococcus suis genomic DNA carries:
- a CDS encoding IS30 family transposase yields MSNTHSTRNSSYSHLSATERGEIAAYLKMGKKPIEIARLMGRHRSTICREIKRGSVNQVQDKNGKRTYYSAYFADSGQRVYETNRRNCSYLKLNDCSARFIEQLGDALKANVRLHSVDSFVQTYKASHPEEVVPSTKTIYRYIKEGLLAIKPIDLPKMVCIRKRSKKVTKTNRKTLGKSIEERPECINDRSEFGHWEIDLVLGKKTKGEAVILTLVERQTRYALGVKLEDKQSHTINSAVRHLTSLYPIASITADNGAEFSLLSDLEAVDVYFAHPYSSHERGTNENFNGLLREYVPKGVSLNSLTSEELESYITAINERPRRLLQYQSSKFLFGLAQTA; encoded by the coding sequence ATGTCCAACACTCATTCTACCAGAAACTCATCCTATTCTCATCTCTCAGCCACAGAACGTGGTGAAATTGCTGCTTATCTTAAAATGGGAAAGAAACCAATTGAAATCGCTCGGCTTATGGGTCGTCACCGGTCTACAATCTGCCGAGAAATCAAACGTGGTTCAGTAAATCAGGTACAGGATAAAAATGGGAAACGAACTTATTACAGCGCCTATTTCGCTGATAGTGGACAACGTGTCTATGAAACTAATCGCCGAAATTGTTCTTATCTCAAGTTGAATGACTGCTCCGCTAGGTTCATTGAACAATTAGGAGATGCCTTGAAAGCTAACGTCCGTCTCCATAGCGTAGATAGTTTTGTTCAGACTTATAAAGCAAGCCATCCTGAAGAAGTCGTCCCCTCTACCAAAACGATTTATCGTTATATCAAAGAGGGGCTGTTAGCTATTAAACCAATCGATTTGCCTAAGATGGTTTGTATCAGAAAACGTTCTAAGAAAGTCACGAAGACGAATCGGAAGACTTTAGGTAAGTCTATCGAAGAGCGTCCAGAGTGTATCAATGACCGTTCTGAATTTGGGCATTGGGAGATTGATTTAGTTCTTGGCAAGAAAACCAAAGGTGAAGCAGTTATTTTGACCTTGGTAGAGCGCCAGACTCGCTATGCACTGGGCGTTAAGCTAGAAGACAAACAGTCCCACACCATTAATAGTGCTGTAAGGCATCTCACCAGTCTGTATCCTATTGCATCCATCACAGCAGATAATGGTGCGGAGTTTAGTTTACTCTCAGACTTGGAAGCCGTTGATGTTTACTTTGCACATCCTTATTCTTCACATGAGAGAGGCACAAACGAGAACTTCAATGGTCTCCTCAGAGAATATGTCCCTAAAGGAGTCTCACTTAATTCACTAACCTCTGAAGAACTAGAAAGTTATATCACTGCCATCAATGAGCGCCCCAGACGACTTCTTCAATACCAATCCTCGAAATTTCTGTTTGGGCTAGCCCAGACAGCTTAA
- the srtB gene encoding class B sortase, LPKTxAVK-specific → MRNSRKKTNKLLPALLGLLAVAGIAISAFFFFQGGNNTTSSVNSQPNSSQQATSSSTAATYQISEEEKAALKEQFDGLKGVNPDTIGYVYAPGTNLDEPVVYSGDNETYLSKLFDGSGQDPYMGTVFMDMDNKTDFSDKLTWLFGHARGSQVPDSRMFNDVNFYDDQAYFDAHPYVVVRTPEKVHYYQAAFMIIVHESTAFYRTSFDSDQQFEEQLTAVREGAVAKNDNIEIKASDNYLVLSTCREDDVTIRANLYLREIPESELGDFLAEHKDELNYVPTR, encoded by the coding sequence ATGAGAAATTCAAGAAAAAAAACAAATAAACTACTTCCTGCCCTCCTAGGCCTATTGGCAGTTGCAGGAATTGCTATTTCAGCATTTTTCTTTTTTCAAGGTGGCAATAATACTACCTCATCAGTAAACAGCCAGCCGAACTCAAGTCAGCAGGCGACATCATCGTCTACTGCAGCTACCTACCAGATTTCAGAGGAAGAAAAGGCAGCACTAAAAGAGCAGTTCGATGGTCTGAAAGGAGTCAACCCAGATACCATTGGTTACGTTTATGCTCCGGGGACAAATCTCGATGAGCCAGTTGTCTATAGTGGTGATAACGAGACCTATCTATCAAAACTGTTTGATGGTTCTGGGCAAGATCCATATATGGGCACTGTCTTCATGGATATGGACAACAAAACAGACTTTAGTGACAAGTTGACCTGGCTCTTTGGTCACGCTCGTGGCTCTCAAGTACCAGATAGCCGTATGTTTAACGATGTCAACTTCTACGATGATCAGGCCTACTTTGATGCCCATCCCTATGTTGTCGTCCGTACTCCGGAAAAAGTTCATTACTATCAGGCCGCTTTCATGATTATTGTTCATGAGTCGACAGCCTTCTATCGCACAAGTTTCGATAGCGACCAACAGTTCGAAGAGCAGTTGACGGCAGTTCGTGAAGGTGCAGTAGCAAAAAATGATAATATTGAGATTAAAGCATCAGACAACTACCTGGTTCTCTCAACTTGTCGTGAAGATGACGTAACCATTCGTGCCAACCTCTACCTCCGCGAAATCCCTGAGTCAGAGCTCGGAGACTTCCTTGCAGAACATAAAGATGAACTAAATTACGTTCCAACACGCTAA